One genomic region from Sphingobacterium multivorum encodes:
- a CDS encoding carboxypeptidase-like regulatory domain-containing protein, with product MKIYFILILLLTATIAIGQSKGKVLGTVFAQNAEPLEKATVTILNSKDSSVVSYLLTDTKGKFEFVKIPTGTALTLFISHVNANPFRQEFNIPNGENYDFAQLKLDSKSLDEVVVNIVPPVRMNKDTLEYNTNFFKTRPNANVEELLKELPGLQVNMDGSIYYQGKEVSKVKVNDKDFFSSDLRIATRNLDASLIKTVQVYRDKGETKKDNEDEDKLPITINLKFKKDFLRASFGKLYGSVGNRSRYEAGGLFNTFKDTLQLSLIGFGNNINRQSFDYNELNQEAGLGRSENYGFDNFGGRNYSGKANDIGLGFNLNNDWGKKTKLNIMYMLKYNKAENQNTGNQISLFDQEKQYSESNYQRQERSVGHNIKTLLRHRMDTTAYFEFTPSLGINAKNSSTFGMNRSYTDLKKLNDATGTGGDNENTLNYSHGFYIEKQLHKNHIVSFRNTVSINTNEKTDSSFQLTNIYDTANPQTSLWHKNLTQNNSNNLYFSAAYYNKTIKKLNFDYYLTYVTNRQGPQESVYINRDSTGEVHAAPYENSYRYKYQDYITGIIFYWRPTKDFNVKFGTAYQVKANHFDLLKINSVEKSSLGYWLPNINIRYKDLNLGWYKDLESPELYGIQQLVMDLNPLYTRKTSFIFNNIEKQNVSISYYKYTSKLQFNVNGNINYVNNSIGSRSWRNNNTGQMTTQMFLAGSKYNYSAYTYLRYNLKANKNWSFYLSQNNNIYTYENYSSINDVDNKGTNIGINASQRFSATWKNMVTISPQYTYSWNKNINSVKDNPDFIESTYSTHKIGAGLNINPIHGFSLESTYSLHNRASGLSGRKNYHILNASVYYTLKNNSQLKLTGFDILNQNTQNYWGSQGNRTYFGNSLTLKQYFMVGYIHKFNIVKTKK from the coding sequence ATGAAAATTTACTTTATTTTAATTTTATTACTCACCGCAACTATAGCTATAGGCCAGTCGAAGGGAAAAGTTCTCGGGACGGTATTTGCTCAAAATGCGGAACCATTAGAAAAAGCAACTGTAACGATTCTCAATTCAAAAGACTCTTCCGTGGTTTCCTATCTCCTTACTGATACAAAAGGTAAGTTTGAATTTGTTAAAATTCCCACAGGGACCGCATTAACACTTTTTATTTCACATGTTAATGCAAACCCATTTCGTCAAGAATTCAATATTCCCAATGGAGAAAATTATGATTTCGCTCAATTAAAGCTCGATTCCAAAAGTCTCGATGAAGTAGTCGTCAATATTGTTCCCCCCGTACGGATGAATAAAGATACCTTAGAATATAACACAAACTTCTTCAAAACTCGTCCCAACGCCAACGTAGAGGAATTACTCAAAGAACTACCTGGTCTACAAGTTAATATGGATGGTTCGATTTACTATCAAGGGAAAGAAGTTTCAAAAGTAAAAGTAAATGATAAGGATTTCTTTTCGAGCGATCTGCGCATTGCTACACGGAATCTGGACGCTTCCCTTATTAAAACTGTACAGGTGTACCGCGATAAGGGTGAAACAAAAAAGGATAATGAGGACGAAGATAAGCTGCCGATCACGATTAATTTAAAATTTAAGAAAGATTTCCTCAGAGCTAGCTTCGGTAAGCTCTATGGCAGTGTCGGCAACCGGAGTAGATATGAGGCGGGCGGTTTATTCAATACATTTAAGGATACACTCCAGCTGAGTTTAATCGGTTTTGGAAATAACATTAACCGCCAAAGTTTTGACTACAATGAATTGAACCAAGAAGCTGGGCTTGGTCGTTCCGAAAATTATGGTTTTGATAATTTTGGAGGTAGAAACTATTCAGGTAAAGCCAACGATATTGGCTTAGGATTTAACCTCAACAATGACTGGGGAAAGAAAACCAAGTTGAATATCATGTATATGCTGAAATATAATAAAGCCGAAAATCAGAATACAGGCAATCAAATCTCTTTATTCGACCAGGAAAAACAATATTCAGAATCCAATTACCAACGACAGGAGAGATCTGTTGGGCATAATATCAAAACCCTGCTGCGTCATCGCATGGACACCACAGCCTACTTTGAATTTACACCGAGTTTGGGTATCAATGCAAAAAACAGTTCAACCTTCGGAATGAACCGCTCCTATACGGATCTCAAAAAACTAAATGACGCAACAGGTACAGGGGGGGATAATGAAAATACCCTGAACTATTCACATGGTTTCTATATCGAAAAGCAACTCCATAAAAATCATATTGTATCATTTAGAAATACGGTTTCCATCAATACCAATGAAAAGACCGACAGCTCTTTCCAGCTTACCAATATATACGATACAGCGAATCCTCAAACTAGTCTATGGCATAAAAACCTAACACAAAATAATTCCAACAATCTCTATTTTAGTGCTGCCTATTACAATAAAACTATTAAAAAACTCAACTTTGATTATTATTTAACCTATGTCACCAACCGGCAGGGACCACAGGAGAGTGTGTACATCAACCGTGACAGTACGGGAGAAGTACATGCTGCTCCCTATGAAAATAGTTACCGTTACAAATACCAGGATTATATTACGGGGATTATATTTTACTGGAGACCAACCAAAGATTTCAATGTAAAGTTTGGAACAGCCTATCAAGTAAAGGCAAATCATTTTGATTTACTTAAAATCAATTCGGTCGAGAAATCATCTTTAGGCTACTGGCTTCCCAATATTAACATCCGTTATAAAGATCTAAACCTCGGCTGGTACAAAGATCTCGAGTCTCCCGAACTCTACGGAATTCAACAGCTCGTCATGGATCTAAATCCATTGTATACGCGAAAGACATCTTTTATATTCAACAATATCGAAAAACAGAATGTTAGTATATCCTACTATAAGTATACCTCGAAATTGCAGTTTAATGTCAATGGGAATATCAATTATGTCAATAACAGCATCGGGAGCCGTAGCTGGCGAAACAACAATACAGGACAAATGACCACCCAGATGTTTCTCGCTGGCTCAAAATATAACTATAGTGCCTATACTTACCTGAGATACAACCTAAAAGCTAATAAAAATTGGTCATTCTATCTATCGCAAAACAACAATATCTACACCTATGAAAATTATAGTTCCATCAATGATGTTGATAATAAAGGGACCAATATAGGGATTAATGCCAGCCAACGATTTTCCGCGACGTGGAAAAACATGGTGACGATATCACCACAGTACACTTATTCTTGGAACAAAAACATAAATTCGGTAAAAGATAACCCCGACTTTATTGAATCAACCTATTCTACACATAAAATTGGCGCAGGATTGAATATTAATCCGATCCACGGGTTTTCATTGGAATCTACCTACTCGCTACATAACCGGGCCAGCGGATTGAGTGGAAGAAAAAACTACCATATCTTAAATGCTTCAGTCTATTACACATTGAAAAACAATTCACAGCTAAAATTGACTGGCTTTGACATATTGAATCAGAATACCCAAAATTATTGGGGCAGTCAGGGCAACAGGACGTATTTTGGAAATTCACTAACATTAAAACAATATTTTATGGTAGGTTATATTCACAAGTTTAATATTGTCAAAACAAAGAAATAG
- a CDS encoding SusD/RagB family nutrient-binding outer membrane lipoprotein, whose protein sequence is MKINNKHIAGLFLLLGLTASCKDELAKVNQNQNEAETPQPAYLLTSTIKTTTDSYWGISNNLASSLLFVQHWARIQYTDPDRYIFTNNDFNEGWSTWYSKSISQLKIIQKLAASTGNDNYKGVAIVLQSWVFSLLTDAYGEIPYTEAGNIDVYLTPHYDTQEKVYTGLLNDLKSAQALLNPSGKNIEGDIIYNGKIAQWKRFTNALRLRIALRIADRLPNLSKTTLQEIAAEGSGYLTSNADNAQLIYRDAPYRNPVSASFEAREDYRVSKTIVDKLRSLNDPRLGIYADTTTTSTPEKYIGVPNGLTASDASNLGFARTSRPGIYFRDPHAPAVILSFSETLFGLSEAVSRGFITGDAADYYQKAIRASLEQYNVGNDQIVSYLSQAAIKFDSNSYKKSIGEQKWIALYGQGLEAFAEWRRLDYPQLTPAKAGALNGKIPLRFLYPGTEQSLNGTSYQEAIARQGSNTLLTKLWFDVE, encoded by the coding sequence ATGAAAATAAATAACAAACATATAGCAGGACTTTTTCTCTTACTGGGCCTAACGGCGTCCTGTAAAGACGAGTTGGCAAAAGTAAACCAAAATCAGAATGAAGCAGAAACTCCTCAGCCGGCCTACCTGCTAACCAGTACGATTAAAACGACAACAGATAGCTACTGGGGTATAAGTAACAACCTCGCGTCTAGCTTGTTATTTGTTCAACATTGGGCGAGAATACAGTATACTGATCCCGATCGTTACATCTTTACAAATAATGATTTTAACGAGGGTTGGTCTACCTGGTACTCGAAAAGCATTAGCCAATTGAAAATCATTCAAAAACTGGCGGCAAGCACAGGAAATGACAACTATAAGGGGGTGGCAATCGTCCTACAATCTTGGGTATTCTCGCTACTTACGGACGCTTATGGTGAAATACCTTACACAGAAGCGGGAAATATTGACGTTTATCTTACACCACATTACGATACGCAAGAAAAAGTATACACAGGCTTATTAAACGATCTGAAAAGTGCTCAGGCTTTATTAAATCCGAGTGGAAAAAATATTGAAGGAGACATTATTTATAACGGTAAGATCGCACAATGGAAGCGTTTTACAAATGCCCTCCGTCTACGTATTGCTTTACGTATCGCAGACCGATTACCAAACCTCTCCAAAACAACATTACAGGAGATCGCTGCAGAAGGAAGTGGCTATTTGACTTCAAATGCAGACAATGCACAGCTCATCTATCGCGACGCTCCCTATCGTAATCCGGTCAGTGCATCGTTTGAAGCGCGGGAAGACTATAGAGTCAGTAAGACAATTGTCGACAAATTGCGTTCACTTAACGATCCGCGCTTAGGTATTTACGCCGATACAACCACTACCTCAACGCCAGAAAAATATATCGGCGTACCAAATGGTTTAACGGCAAGCGACGCCAGTAACTTAGGATTCGCCCGTACTTCAAGACCTGGTATCTATTTTAGAGACCCACATGCTCCAGCAGTAATCTTAAGCTTTTCGGAAACACTTTTTGGTTTGTCAGAAGCAGTCAGCAGAGGATTTATTACAGGTGACGCAGCAGACTACTATCAGAAGGCAATCCGTGCTTCTTTGGAGCAATACAACGTTGGCAATGATCAAATCGTTAGCTATCTCAGCCAGGCAGCCATTAAGTTCGATTCCAATAGCTACAAAAAATCCATTGGCGAACAAAAATGGATTGCATTGTATGGACAGGGCTTAGAAGCCTTTGCAGAATGGCGTAGGTTAGATTATCCGCAATTAACACCAGCGAAAGCTGGTGCTTTAAATGGCAAAATTCCTTTGCGTTTTCTCTACCCGGGAACCGAACAATCACTCAATGGAACGAGCTATCAGGAAGCCATAGCACGTCAGGGTAGCAATACATTACTCACTAAATTGTGGTTTGATGTAGAATAA
- a CDS encoding TonB-dependent receptor — MKNGTRYMMFSSGILLLLSAQLHAQELSLIVKDSDNKPLSQANIKVDGKSVGYSNQSGQFIFAKRPLNNPIQLRVSYTGFSTVEKMVNLDTVQQPLLFQLNSTQLLDEIIVTAGRKAENISTVPSSVSILTTKEIEAQSQISTNLSTILGNTIPGLGTSTNKATNSGQTLRGRSVLVLIDGIPQSTPLMNGQRDLRTIDPSVIERVEVIKGATSIYGNGSAGGIINYITRNPSKDAAAIQGITSLRTTFNPVHSAGTMGYRIGQTLYGQKNRWNYTVSGSADYVGLQRDGDGVPLGQTDGLSNTYQYNAFLKAGYRIDSSSTITAVYNFYRSNQHNRYISQTGVYGQTPTIGVKGDDPGKPAGTPYNHNAMLTYTKSNLFASTSLTASAYYNTFRSMNRYVEKASAWYGPGQTQINSEKKGLRVNLNTPFQVLGSNADITYGVDLLNDVTDQNLTDGRVYIPYMNMLNVAPYAQVKIDFLENLIFKGGVRYENATVKIKDFHTIATGPNNEGSIAVKGGTIPYKGATFNAGLRYNKFAIFNPFVSFSQGFAINELGRIVRRATDNDLDSLKTDPIITNNYEIGFSSNYSIFQLSASYYYSTSKMGVELVDIGGYLMPQRLPEDVYGYEIALSAHISPQLTIGGTYAYVEGKSKKDDGSKSYLNGSRISPDKATGYIYYTPIKPLTFQLFWVHTGSRDRFLPNDKGVYKNSEGPVKTVDLFNLNGNYQVNKQWSIGMGVENLFNKNYYPVVSQYRALNEEYVKGQGMLASFNINYKF, encoded by the coding sequence ATGAAAAACGGAACACGCTATATGATGTTCAGCAGTGGAATTCTTTTGCTTTTAAGTGCTCAGCTACATGCACAAGAATTATCCCTTATCGTAAAAGACAGTGACAATAAACCATTAAGTCAAGCGAATATCAAAGTCGACGGAAAAAGCGTCGGCTATTCCAATCAATCCGGGCAATTCATTTTTGCAAAAAGACCGTTGAATAATCCCATTCAATTGCGTGTGTCTTATACAGGCTTTTCAACAGTTGAAAAAATGGTTAATTTAGATACCGTTCAACAGCCCCTGTTATTTCAGCTCAATTCTACTCAACTTTTAGATGAAATTATCGTAACAGCTGGACGCAAAGCGGAGAACATTTCAACTGTTCCTTCTTCAGTTTCTATTTTAACCACAAAAGAAATCGAAGCTCAAAGTCAAATAAGCACCAATCTTTCCACAATCTTGGGTAATACCATCCCTGGCTTGGGAACCTCAACCAACAAAGCGACCAATTCTGGACAAACACTGCGTGGGCGATCTGTACTGGTGTTGATTGACGGGATCCCGCAATCTACACCTTTGATGAATGGACAACGTGATCTCCGGACCATTGACCCGAGTGTCATCGAGCGCGTGGAGGTTATCAAAGGTGCCACATCCATCTATGGAAATGGATCGGCAGGCGGGATTATCAATTACATTACACGCAATCCCTCCAAAGACGCTGCAGCTATCCAAGGAATCACCAGTCTACGAACAACATTCAATCCCGTACACAGCGCCGGCACCATGGGATATCGCATAGGACAAACCTTGTACGGACAAAAAAACAGATGGAATTATACCGTTAGCGGTTCGGCCGATTACGTTGGCCTGCAGCGCGATGGCGACGGAGTTCCCCTTGGTCAGACAGACGGTCTTTCGAACACCTATCAATATAATGCGTTTTTAAAGGCCGGATACCGTATCGATAGTAGCTCCACTATTACGGCAGTATACAACTTCTACAGAAGTAACCAACACAACAGATACATCAGCCAAACAGGTGTATATGGTCAAACGCCAACGATAGGCGTAAAAGGCGATGATCCAGGTAAACCTGCCGGAACTCCGTATAACCACAATGCCATGTTGACCTATACTAAAAGTAATCTATTCGCTTCGACATCCTTAACTGCTTCTGCATACTACAATACATTTCGATCCATGAACCGTTATGTCGAGAAAGCTTCTGCATGGTACGGTCCGGGACAAACACAGATCAACTCGGAGAAAAAAGGCCTACGCGTTAACCTAAACACACCTTTCCAGGTATTGGGTTCCAATGCGGATATCACCTATGGTGTGGATTTATTAAATGATGTTACGGATCAAAATCTGACCGACGGCAGGGTCTATATTCCCTATATGAACATGTTAAACGTCGCTCCATACGCCCAGGTAAAAATTGATTTCCTAGAAAATTTAATCTTTAAAGGCGGTGTACGTTATGAAAATGCAACAGTCAAAATCAAGGATTTCCATACCATCGCTACAGGTCCCAACAACGAAGGCAGTATTGCCGTAAAAGGAGGTACAATTCCCTACAAAGGAGCGACCTTCAATGCAGGTTTGCGTTACAACAAATTCGCGATCTTTAATCCCTTCGTGAGTTTCTCACAAGGTTTCGCGATCAATGAACTTGGCCGTATTGTGCGTCGGGCAACAGATAATGATTTAGATAGCCTAAAAACTGACCCTATCATCACCAATAATTACGAAATCGGATTCTCAAGCAATTACAGCATTTTCCAGCTATCAGCATCTTATTACTACAGTACTTCAAAAATGGGCGTTGAACTGGTGGACATTGGTGGTTACCTGATGCCACAACGCCTCCCAGAAGATGTGTACGGATACGAAATTGCATTAAGCGCTCATATTTCGCCTCAATTGACCATCGGTGGAACCTATGCCTATGTGGAAGGAAAGTCAAAAAAAGACGATGGATCAAAATCCTACCTCAATGGTTCACGGATCTCGCCAGATAAAGCAACAGGATACATCTATTACACGCCAATCAAACCCTTAACCTTTCAGCTTTTTTGGGTGCATACCGGGTCCCGGGATCGCTTTCTTCCAAACGATAAAGGCGTATACAAAAACAGCGAAGGCCCAGTTAAGACTGTTGACCTATTTAACTTAAATGGAAATTACCAAGTAAACAAACAATGGTCTATCGGTATGGGTGTAGAAAACTTATTCAATAAAAACTATTACCCTGTTGTCAGTCAATATCGTGCCTTAAATGAAGAATA
- a CDS encoding SusC/RagA family TonB-linked outer membrane protein — protein sequence MAKNNINFVVMAALCLSTGALYAQTTIKGKVVDNNNNPIQGATVTETSSKKQVQTDANGLFEFPSTGSSLNISIQYIGFETRTVQTNPTGFTTVQLLPTTSQLDEVVVTALNISKEKKTLGYSIQELKGKDLSEAKESNLVNSLAGKVAGVQVTNSQGNMGSSRIIIRGETSIAGNNQPLFVIDGTPVDNSQLGTSGNRDYANAISDINSEDIESISVLKGPNAAALYGSRAAAGVILITTKSGKKRKGLGININSNNTIERLAVLPDYQNVFGQGADGKFSYVDGKGGGINDGVDESWGPKMDGRLIPQFYSNGEAVPFVAHPDNVRSFFGTGRTLNNGISIADATDKIDYRFSYNNSNQTGIVPNSSIEKNNFNINTRYKITEDLTLTANANYVRTNSGNLPGVGGFRSNGYMLQFTWFGRQVDVSRLKNYRDANGNLVNWNNSYYSNPYFIAEENTVQQQRDRIFGNIGLNYKINKHLTANFRTGNDYYTDRRKIRIAYGTNGTPYGSYEEDAYTVNENNTEFTLNYNRPLSNDFTLDILGGGNIRSQSRQRNNQKAPRLAVPDVYTLANSRDALISTGEYSPLKAYSIFSSAQLGYKNYAFLNLTARNDWSSTLPVDNLSYFYPSANASIVLTDALAIQSNVLSFWKLRGGWSKVGKDTDPFNLIDSYLFSAPYGNSPQLSVNDIKKNPDLKPETTTSTELGTELAFFKSRVRLDLSLYDINSINQILSVDVSPSTGYKKQLVNAGKINNKGLEIQLGVTPLKKQDFQWDINVNFATNKSKVVELDDAGLLKSYTIGSSGTVQVLAAVGKPYGTLYGTGFLRNDAGRIIVNADGTPATDPVNHYFGKFTPNWLGGITNQFRYKDFDLSFLIDIKHGGKLYSGTNATGTGTGVLASTLPGRDAEHGGLSYTVNGITYDDGIIADGVNADGSENTKVVSAQQYYKTLYRTNEANVFDASYVKLREVKLGYQLPNRWISKIGFQGASFSLVGRNLWIIHKNAPNIDPETAFNTGNAQGLESLQLPTTRSFGFNLNLKF from the coding sequence ATGGCAAAAAATAACATAAATTTTGTCGTAATGGCCGCGCTTTGTCTTAGTACTGGCGCGCTATACGCACAAACCACTATAAAGGGAAAGGTAGTCGACAACAACAACAATCCTATCCAAGGGGCTACAGTTACCGAAACAAGTAGCAAAAAGCAGGTTCAAACAGATGCAAATGGATTATTTGAGTTCCCTTCGACTGGAAGCTCACTCAACATCAGCATTCAATACATTGGCTTTGAAACTAGGACTGTTCAAACCAATCCTACAGGTTTCACCACTGTTCAACTTTTGCCAACGACTTCACAACTCGACGAAGTCGTTGTGACGGCATTAAATATCTCGAAGGAAAAAAAGACATTGGGATATTCTATTCAGGAGCTGAAAGGAAAGGACCTTTCGGAAGCTAAAGAAAGTAATTTAGTCAATTCACTTGCAGGAAAGGTTGCAGGCGTTCAGGTAACAAATAGTCAAGGTAACATGGGGTCCTCCCGGATTATTATCCGCGGAGAAACATCAATTGCGGGAAATAATCAGCCATTATTTGTGATCGACGGAACCCCCGTTGATAATTCCCAGTTGGGTACGAGCGGTAATCGGGATTATGCTAATGCAATCTCAGACATCAACAGTGAAGATATTGAATCGATCAGTGTACTAAAAGGACCCAATGCCGCTGCATTATATGGTTCAAGGGCCGCCGCAGGTGTAATTTTGATTACAACAAAATCCGGAAAAAAACGCAAAGGACTAGGAATAAACATCAATTCAAATAATACAATCGAACGGCTTGCCGTTTTACCCGATTATCAAAATGTTTTTGGACAAGGTGCCGATGGAAAATTTAGCTATGTAGATGGCAAGGGCGGCGGGATAAATGATGGTGTGGACGAAAGTTGGGGGCCAAAGATGGACGGCAGACTGATTCCTCAGTTTTATTCCAATGGTGAAGCCGTGCCCTTTGTAGCACATCCAGATAACGTCAGGAGTTTCTTTGGTACGGGAAGAACTTTAAATAATGGTATTTCAATTGCCGATGCAACGGACAAAATTGATTACCGTTTCTCGTATAATAATAGCAATCAAACGGGGATTGTTCCAAATTCTTCCATTGAAAAAAACAATTTCAATATTAATACACGTTATAAAATCACAGAAGATCTAACCCTTACGGCCAACGCAAACTATGTACGAACGAATTCTGGTAATTTACCCGGTGTAGGCGGTTTCCGTTCGAATGGTTACATGTTACAATTTACGTGGTTTGGAAGACAAGTGGATGTTTCGCGTCTAAAAAATTATCGGGATGCTAACGGCAATCTAGTCAATTGGAACAATAGTTATTATAGCAACCCTTATTTCATTGCGGAAGAGAATACGGTTCAGCAGCAGCGCGACCGCATTTTTGGCAATATTGGTTTGAACTATAAAATCAATAAGCATTTGACGGCAAACTTCCGTACAGGTAACGATTATTATACGGATCGGCGTAAAATTAGAATCGCATATGGCACGAACGGTACGCCTTATGGCTCTTACGAAGAGGATGCTTACACCGTAAATGAAAATAATACGGAGTTTACTTTAAATTATAACCGTCCCCTTTCCAATGATTTCACATTGGACATCCTAGGGGGTGGAAATATACGAAGCCAGTCCCGACAACGGAATAACCAAAAGGCACCGCGTTTGGCAGTACCTGACGTATACACACTGGCAAACTCGAGAGATGCTCTGATCTCAACGGGTGAGTATAGTCCCTTGAAAGCTTACAGCATTTTTTCTTCCGCACAATTAGGCTATAAAAATTATGCCTTTTTGAATCTGACGGCACGAAATGATTGGTCTTCAACTTTACCCGTTGATAACCTATCTTATTTCTACCCATCAGCAAACGCAAGTATCGTATTGACAGATGCTCTTGCTATTCAAAGCAATGTACTTTCTTTTTGGAAATTACGTGGCGGATGGTCTAAAGTAGGTAAAGACACCGATCCATTTAATTTAATAGATTCTTATCTTTTTAGTGCGCCTTATGGAAATAGCCCGCAATTATCAGTCAATGACATCAAGAAAAATCCAGATCTAAAACCTGAAACAACAACCTCGACGGAATTAGGTACCGAGTTGGCCTTCTTCAAAAGTCGGGTACGTTTGGATCTAAGTTTATATGATATCAATAGTATCAATCAAATCTTAAGCGTTGATGTTAGCCCTTCAACAGGTTACAAAAAACAACTTGTCAACGCCGGAAAAATCAATAATAAAGGGTTGGAAATTCAACTCGGTGTTACCCCGTTAAAAAAACAGGATTTTCAATGGGACATCAATGTAAACTTTGCGACGAATAAAAGTAAAGTCGTAGAATTAGATGATGCCGGATTATTAAAAAGCTATACGATCGGTTCTTCGGGAACAGTACAGGTCTTGGCTGCAGTCGGAAAACCCTATGGAACTCTCTACGGAACCGGCTTTTTGCGAAATGACGCTGGACGTATTATTGTGAATGCCGATGGGACACCTGCTACCGACCCTGTCAACCACTATTTTGGAAAATTTACACCAAACTGGTTAGGTGGTATTACTAATCAATTCCGTTACAAAGACTTTGACCTAAGCTTTTTGATCGACATCAAACACGGTGGAAAGCTGTATTCTGGCACGAATGCTACAGGTACAGGAACAGGAGTATTAGCCTCCACGCTTCCAGGAAGGGATGCTGAGCATGGCGGTTTGAGCTATACGGTGAACGGTATAACGTACGATGACGGTATTATTGCAGATGGCGTTAATGCAGATGGTTCGGAAAACACGAAGGTTGTTTCGGCACAACAATATTATAAAACGTTATATAGAACCAATGAAGCAAATGTATTCGATGCTTCCTATGTCAAGTTGCGCGAGGTAAAACTAGGTTACCAATTACCCAATCGCTGGATTTCCAAAATTGGTTTTCAGGGAGCATCTTTCTCTTTAGTAGGTCGTAATTTGTGGATTATTCATAAAAATGCACCCAACATTGATCCGGAAACAGCTTTTAACACAGGAAATGCCCAAGGTTTGGAAAGTTTGCAATTGCCCACTACAAGAAGCTTTGGTTTCAATTTGAACCTGAAGTTTTAA
- a CDS encoding tetratricopeptide repeat protein translates to MDDQTLDRIDQLSEEGNIQCDEGNYQEAIRVWTEALDLVPSPQNVHAESLWLEASIGDAFFLMDDFRNALSHFEKAKQNIIENAYENPFIMLRLGQCYLEDNNSESAQEYLLRAYMMEGRDIFDDESPKYLKFLDDNIDLD, encoded by the coding sequence ATGGACGATCAAACATTAGACAGAATAGACCAACTTAGCGAGGAAGGAAACATCCAATGTGATGAAGGCAACTATCAGGAAGCAATTCGGGTGTGGACCGAAGCGCTTGATCTAGTCCCTAGTCCACAAAATGTTCATGCGGAAAGCCTCTGGCTCGAAGCTTCCATTGGAGATGCCTTTTTCTTAATGGACGATTTTCGCAATGCCCTCTCCCATTTTGAAAAGGCAAAACAGAACATTATCGAAAATGCCTATGAAAACCCTTTTATCATGCTGCGCTTAGGACAGTGCTATTTGGAAGACAATAATAGCGAGTCTGCCCAGGAATATCTTCTCCGCGCCTATATGATGGAAGGAAGAGACATTTTTGACGATGAATCACCTAAGTATCTTAAATTTTTAGATGACAATATCGATTTGGATTGA
- a CDS encoding glycerophosphodiester phosphodiesterase family protein, translating into MRRTFFAFFLFVSSYSIVVGQKIHSLAFASPQAMRAYFTYASDKKIVSGHRGTIEAGLPENSIAAFEAVLQKTPAIFEIDPRYTKDSVAILMHDATLDRTTNGKGKIADYTWDELRKLKLKDQAGNVTNYGINTLDEVIKWAKGKTILNLDKKDLPLAATAAILKKYNAYSWVWVTVHNTEQAAFYLAQNPEQYMSMHIKDQAALEKFKSAGLPYDRMIVYIGPELKDSNQAMYQFFNRKGVMCMISAAPTYDKLKTKAERGEKYKAIFAEGASILESDLPMEVGEVIDSF; encoded by the coding sequence ATGAGAAGAACATTTTTTGCTTTTTTTCTTTTTGTTTCGTCGTACTCAATCGTCGTCGGGCAAAAAATCCACTCACTTGCGTTTGCTTCTCCACAGGCGATGCGAGCTTATTTTACCTATGCTAGCGACAAAAAAATTGTCAGTGGTCATCGGGGAACGATTGAGGCTGGGCTTCCAGAAAATTCGATTGCGGCATTTGAGGCCGTACTGCAAAAAACACCGGCTATTTTTGAAATCGATCCGCGTTATACCAAGGATAGTGTTGCTATCTTGATGCATGATGCGACATTGGATCGAACCACAAATGGAAAAGGAAAAATAGCAGACTATACCTGGGATGAATTGCGTAAACTGAAGCTAAAGGATCAGGCTGGAAATGTGACCAACTATGGTATTAACACACTTGATGAAGTTATTAAATGGGCAAAGGGTAAAACTATCCTCAACTTAGATAAAAAAGATTTACCATTGGCGGCTACAGCAGCAATACTAAAAAAATACAATGCCTACAGTTGGGTGTGGGTTACGGTACATAATACTGAACAGGCAGCGTTTTATTTGGCGCAGAATCCAGAACAGTATATGTCCATGCATATCAAAGATCAAGCTGCATTGGAGAAGTTTAAATCCGCTGGATTACCCTACGATCGTATGATTGTCTATATCGGGCCAGAACTAAAGGATTCCAATCAGGCGATGTATCAATTTTTCAACAGAAAGGGTGTGATGTGCATGATTTCAGCAGCACCTACCTACGATAAATTGAAGACAAAGGCAGAACGTGGCGAGAAGTATAAGGCCATATTTGCGGAAGGAGCCTCCATTCTTGAGTCTGATCTTCCTATGGAAGTTGGCGAAGTAATCGATTCGTTTTGA